Proteins from one Candidatus Binatia bacterium genomic window:
- the meaB gene encoding methylmalonyl Co-A mutase-associated GTPase MeaB produces MPTDPARQAVADQILAGDRRAMAKAITLVESTRADHQVEAQLLLELLLPQTGRAARIGVTGVPGVGKSTFIEAFGLYLTGLGKKVAVLAVDPSSTRSGGSILGDKTRMPRLAADENAYIRPSPAAGSLGGVARRTREAMLVCEAAGFDVVLVETVGVGQSEVTVASMVDFFLVLMLPGAGDELQGIKKGILEIADALAVNKADGDQVPLATRAVAEYRSALRLFRHSSASWSPPVVPVSALEHRGMDEVWELVGKHREALDATGELTERRRQQQLSWFWSMLEDGLRQHFLGREDVKRRLPEMEASVGRASLTPTQAARRLLEVLGDGEIE; encoded by the coding sequence ATGCCGACTGACCCTGCACGGCAGGCCGTGGCCGACCAGATTCTGGCCGGTGATCGGCGGGCGATGGCCAAGGCCATCACCTTGGTGGAAAGCACTCGTGCCGACCATCAGGTCGAAGCGCAGCTCTTGCTGGAGCTTTTGCTTCCGCAGACCGGCCGCGCTGCCCGCATCGGCGTTACAGGTGTTCCCGGCGTCGGCAAAAGTACCTTTATTGAGGCTTTCGGTCTCTACCTGACCGGTCTGGGCAAGAAAGTTGCCGTGCTTGCCGTCGATCCCTCGAGCACGCGTTCGGGGGGTAGTATTCTGGGGGACAAGACCCGAATGCCGCGTCTGGCCGCCGACGAGAATGCCTATATCCGACCGAGTCCTGCTGCCGGTTCGCTTGGTGGTGTCGCCCGGAGGACTCGCGAGGCGATGCTGGTCTGTGAGGCGGCGGGTTTCGATGTGGTTCTTGTGGAAACAGTCGGGGTAGGGCAGTCGGAGGTGACCGTGGCCTCCATGGTGGATTTCTTTCTGGTCCTGATGCTGCCGGGTGCCGGCGATGAACTGCAGGGAATCAAAAAGGGAATTCTCGAGATCGCCGATGCTCTCGCGGTAAACAAGGCTGATGGGGACCAGGTGCCGCTGGCGACGCGGGCGGTCGCCGAATACCGCAGTGCCCTGCGCTTGTTCCGGCACTCGAGCGCGTCCTGGAGCCCGCCGGTCGTTCCGGTGAGCGCTCTGGAGCATCGAGGCATGGACGAAGTCTGGGAACTTGTGGGCAAGCACCGCGAGGCACTCGACGCCACGGGTGAATTGACCGAGCGGCGCCGCCAGCAGCAACTGAGCTGGTTCTGGAGCATGCTGGAAGACGGATTGCGCCAGCATTTTCTCGGACGAGAAGACGTCAAACGGCGACTGCCCGAAATGGAAGCCTCGGTCGGGCGGGCTTCATTGACGCCGACGCAGGCGGCGCGACGCCTGCTCGAAGTGTTGGGCGACGGAGAGATCGAATGA